In a single window of the Litorilituus sediminis genome:
- the mfd gene encoding transcription-repair coupling factor, producing the protein MSKLKSLLTPILAKRKGKNADKKTWHNLYGSSASVAILNAAQIAESPILLITHDTPSALKFEQELISIQPKSDEKLTICLFPDWETLPYDTFSPHQDIISQRLATLYQLSRMDKGIIIVPISTLVQKLSPKHYIEANSLQVKTGEKKDLHQLRLNLEACGYRCVEQVMEHGEFSARGAILDLFPMGSKQPFRLDFFDDEIDEIRLFDPENQRSSDKVDSIDLLPAHEFPTDKDGINLFRSQYREAFKTNIDKESIYHQVSNGILPPGIEYYLPLFFESTNTLCDYLNDDTLIIVSGDIDKSLQQYWLDIEYRYENRRYDPTRPLLSPEQLFLDSEALYSALKPFDRITIKPAVTELAQEDTPEKSKTSAITYDVTPLPDLTINHKLKQPFALINDFISDKSTPGKILFIAESQGRRESVLELLLRDDIKPQLFDSIDDFIQSDASLGITVNTLSHGFIFQSKGVAAKNAIALISEAELLGDHVRQERRQNKSSDIQADALFKNLAELSIGQPVVHIEHGIGRYMGLQTLETGDIKTEFLTLSYANDAKLYVPVASLHLIGRYSGSDNDNAPLHKLGNDAWSKAKQKAAEKVRDVAADLLDIYAKRASHQGYSFNRNKEDYQSFCDSFGFEETFDQKQAINAVVSDMLSPKPMDRLVCGDVGFGKTEVAMRAAFIAVNDSKQVAILVPTTLLAQQHYENFRDRFANWPVSIEVLSRFKTAKQQNEVIAQVESGQIDILIGTHKLLQNSIKYKDLGLLVVDEEHRFGVKQKEKIKQLRSNVDILTLTATPIPRTLNMAMGGMRDLSIIATPPAKRLAVKTFVRQRDDALIRESILRETLRGGQVYFLHNHVDTIEKTAADIQALVPEARIITAHGQMRERDLERIMSDFYHQRYNVIVCTTIIETGIDVPSANTIIMDRADHLGLAQLHQLRGRVGRSHHQAYAYLLTPHEKRITKDAKKRLDAIASLEDLGAGFTLATHDLEIRGAGELLGEDQSGSMCQVGFSLYMEMLDQAVAALKEGKQPSLDQVMSSQTDIELRLPALLPEDYIFDVSLRLSLYKRIASCKNKTELDDIQVELIDRFGLLPQATKNLIHIAKLRLKAQAIGISRIEANAQGGSVEFSDNTQVEPMTIINLIQTQPAQYKMQGANKLKFIKASEDSQARFTVITNLLNELAK; encoded by the coding sequence ATGAGTAAATTAAAAAGCCTACTTACCCCGATTCTAGCAAAACGCAAAGGAAAAAATGCTGATAAGAAAACCTGGCATAATTTATACGGCAGCAGTGCCAGTGTCGCTATACTCAACGCAGCACAAATAGCTGAATCCCCTATTCTATTAATTACTCACGATACACCTTCAGCGCTTAAATTTGAGCAAGAGCTTATTAGTATTCAGCCTAAGTCAGATGAAAAATTAACTATTTGCCTGTTCCCCGACTGGGAAACTCTACCTTATGATACCTTCTCACCTCACCAAGATATCATTTCGCAGCGCTTAGCGACTTTGTATCAATTATCTCGAATGGATAAAGGCATCATCATAGTGCCTATTTCCACCTTAGTACAAAAGCTGTCACCTAAACACTATATTGAAGCCAATAGCCTGCAGGTGAAAACTGGTGAGAAAAAAGATCTCCATCAGCTCAGATTAAATCTAGAAGCATGTGGATACCGCTGTGTTGAGCAAGTAATGGAGCATGGTGAATTCTCTGCTCGCGGCGCTATTCTTGATTTATTTCCTATGGGAAGCAAGCAGCCGTTTCGTTTAGACTTTTTCGATGATGAAATTGATGAAATCCGACTATTCGACCCAGAAAACCAGCGCTCAAGTGACAAGGTTGATAGTATTGATTTACTACCAGCACATGAGTTCCCAACAGATAAAGACGGTATCAACCTATTTAGAAGCCAATACCGAGAAGCTTTTAAAACCAATATAGATAAAGAGTCCATTTATCATCAAGTTAGCAATGGAATTTTACCACCGGGTATCGAATATTATTTACCACTGTTCTTTGAAAGCACCAACACCTTATGTGATTACCTTAATGATGACACCTTAATTATTGTCTCAGGTGATATCGACAAATCACTGCAGCAATATTGGCTTGATATAGAATATCGCTATGAAAACAGGCGTTATGATCCAACCAGACCATTATTATCACCAGAGCAGCTATTTCTTGATAGTGAAGCACTTTATAGCGCATTAAAACCGTTTGATCGCATAACCATTAAGCCAGCAGTTACTGAGCTAGCACAAGAAGATACACCAGAAAAAAGTAAAACTAGCGCAATCACCTATGACGTTACTCCATTACCTGATTTAACCATTAACCATAAGTTAAAGCAGCCATTTGCACTGATAAATGATTTTATTAGTGATAAAAGCACTCCAGGTAAAATACTCTTTATTGCCGAAAGCCAAGGCCGACGCGAAAGCGTACTTGAACTATTACTACGTGATGATATTAAGCCGCAACTGTTTGATAGTATTGATGACTTCATTCAATCAGACGCAAGCTTAGGTATTACAGTAAATACCTTAAGCCATGGTTTTATCTTTCAAAGTAAAGGTGTTGCCGCGAAAAATGCTATTGCGCTGATTTCAGAAGCAGAGCTACTTGGCGATCATGTAAGGCAAGAGCGACGTCAAAATAAATCATCTGATATACAAGCCGATGCCTTATTTAAAAACCTTGCAGAATTATCAATAGGCCAGCCTGTTGTGCATATAGAGCACGGTATTGGCCGCTACATGGGCTTGCAAACGCTAGAAACCGGCGATATAAAAACCGAGTTCCTTACTTTAAGCTATGCAAATGATGCCAAACTTTATGTCCCTGTCGCCTCACTGCACTTAATCGGTCGCTATTCAGGTAGCGACAACGACAATGCGCCGCTTCATAAACTTGGCAATGACGCTTGGAGTAAAGCAAAGCAAAAAGCTGCAGAAAAAGTACGCGATGTTGCAGCAGACTTACTCGATATTTACGCCAAACGTGCAAGTCATCAAGGCTATAGTTTTAATCGAAATAAAGAAGATTATCAAAGCTTTTGCGATAGCTTTGGCTTTGAAGAAACCTTTGATCAAAAGCAAGCAATTAATGCCGTTGTGAGCGACATGCTTTCGCCAAAACCTATGGACAGGCTTGTCTGTGGCGATGTTGGCTTTGGTAAAACCGAAGTGGCTATGCGTGCAGCTTTTATCGCCGTTAACGACTCTAAGCAAGTGGCTATTTTAGTACCGACGACATTACTTGCTCAGCAACATTATGAAAACTTTAGAGACAGGTTTGCCAATTGGCCGGTGAGCATAGAAGTATTATCTCGATTTAAAACCGCCAAACAGCAAAATGAGGTCATCGCACAAGTTGAATCAGGTCAAATTGATATTCTTATCGGTACCCATAAACTGCTACAAAACAGCATAAAGTACAAAGATTTAGGATTACTTGTTGTTGATGAAGAGCACAGATTTGGTGTTAAACAAAAAGAGAAAATAAAGCAACTGCGCAGTAATGTTGATATCTTAACCTTAACGGCAACCCCGATCCCAAGAACGCTTAATATGGCGATGGGCGGTATGCGAGACTTATCTATTATTGCGACACCACCAGCAAAACGTTTAGCGGTAAAAACCTTTGTTAGACAAAGAGATGATGCGCTCATTAGAGAGTCAATTCTCAGGGAAACCTTACGTGGTGGCCAAGTTTATTTTTTACATAACCATGTCGATACCATAGAAAAAACCGCGGCAGATATTCAAGCATTAGTGCCAGAAGCACGCATTATTACCGCCCACGGTCAAATGCGCGAACGTGACCTAGAGCGCATCATGAGTGACTTTTATCACCAGCGCTATAACGTAATCGTCTGTACCACCATTATAGAAACCGGTATTGACGTACCCAGTGCGAACACCATTATTATGGATAGAGCCGATCATCTTGGCTTAGCTCAACTGCACCAATTACGCGGGCGTGTTGGTCGTTCGCACCATCAAGCCTATGCTTATTTATTAACGCCACATGAAAAGCGCATTACTAAAGATGCTAAAAAGCGCCTTGATGCCATTGCTTCACTGGAAGATTTAGGCGCCGGCTTTACCTTAGCAACCCATGATTTAGAAATTCGTGGCGCTGGTGAGCTGCTTGGTGAAGATCAAAGTGGCTCTATGTGCCAAGTCGGCTTTAGCCTCTATATGGAGATGCTAGATCAAGCCGTGGCAGCACTAAAAGAAGGAAAGCAACCATCACTTGATCAAGTCATGTCTAGCCAAACAGATATCGAACTGCGACTTCCAGCCTTGCTACCTGAAGATTATATTTTCGATGTTAGCCTGCGCCTTAGCCTTTATAAGCGTATTGCCAGCTGTAAAAACAAAACTGAGCTGGACGATATTCAAGTAGAGCTAATTGATCGCTTTGGCTTACTGCCTCAGGCAACAAAAAATCTCATTCACATTGCTAAGTTGCGCTTAAAAGCACAGGCTATAGGTATATCTCGTATTGAAGCTAATGCACAAGGCGGCTCGGTTGAATTTAGTGACAATACTCAAGTTGAACCTATGACAATAATTAACTTAATTCAAACGCAACCAGCGCAATATAAAATGCAAGGTGCCAATAAGCTTAAGTTTATTAAAGCCAGTGAAGACAGCCAAGCTAGATTTACTGTGATAACGAATCTGTTGAATGAATTAGCAAAATAA
- a CDS encoding ComEA family DNA-binding protein: protein MKKALHQSRHVLVAAFSIALAASFLPSVAQANELTSQSAKQHNHQLAKVSLNNASVEQLETLKGVGHKKAQAIVKYRQQIGQFVEVEQLLNVKGIGEKIIQDNLARLTI, encoded by the coding sequence ATGAAAAAAGCACTACATCAATCTCGTCATGTTTTAGTTGCCGCGTTTTCAATTGCCCTCGCTGCAAGTTTTCTACCCAGTGTAGCTCAAGCAAATGAGCTGACAAGTCAATCAGCTAAACAGCATAACCATCAGCTTGCTAAAGTAAGTTTAAATAATGCCTCGGTTGAGCAACTGGAAACGTTAAAAGGTGTTGGTCATAAAAAAGCACAAGCAATCGTGAAATACCGACAGCAAATTGGTCAATTTGTTGAGGTGGAACAATTGCTTAATGTAAAAGGTATAGGTGAAAAAATTATCCAAGATAATTTAGCGCGATTGACTATCTAA
- the cysD gene encoding sulfate adenylyltransferase subunit CysD, whose amino-acid sequence MNLTHLKKLEAESIHIFREVAAEFDKPVMLYSVGKDSAVLLHLARKAFAPGKIPFPLLHVDTDWKFKEMIAFRDQMAKDYGFELLVHKNPEGLAMGIGPFTHGSAKHTDVMKTQALKQALNKYGFDAAFGGARRDEEKSRAKERVYSFRDKNHRWDPKSQRPELWNIYNGKVNKGESIRVFPLSNWTELDIWQYIYLESIPIVPLYLSAKRPVVERDGTLIMVDDDRMPIAEDEEVQMKSVRFRTLGCYPLTGAVESDAATLPEIIQEMLLTKTSERQGRVIDHDSAGSMEKKKMEGYF is encoded by the coding sequence ATGAATTTAACCCATTTAAAAAAGCTTGAAGCTGAATCTATCCATATCTTTCGTGAAGTTGCTGCTGAATTTGATAAACCAGTGATGTTATATTCAGTGGGTAAAGACTCTGCGGTTCTTTTACACCTTGCTCGCAAGGCATTTGCACCAGGTAAAATACCTTTCCCACTTTTGCATGTTGATACTGACTGGAAATTCAAAGAAATGATCGCGTTTCGTGATCAAATGGCAAAAGATTATGGCTTTGAACTACTGGTACACAAAAACCCAGAAGGCTTAGCTATGGGCATAGGTCCATTTACGCATGGTAGTGCTAAGCATACGGATGTCATGAAAACTCAAGCATTAAAGCAAGCATTAAACAAATATGGTTTTGATGCCGCCTTTGGTGGTGCTCGTCGTGATGAAGAAAAATCACGAGCGAAAGAGCGCGTTTACTCTTTTAGAGATAAAAATCATCGTTGGGACCCAAAAAGCCAACGTCCAGAGCTTTGGAATATCTACAATGGTAAGGTAAATAAAGGTGAAAGTATTCGTGTCTTCCCATTATCAAACTGGACTGAGTTAGATATCTGGCAATACATTTACTTAGAAAGTATTCCAATTGTTCCTTTGTATTTATCAGCTAAACGTCCAGTTGTTGAGCGTGATGGTACTTTAATTATGGTTGATGACGATCGTATGCCAATTGCTGAAGATGAAGAAGTACAAATGAAAAGTGTACGCTTTAGAACATTAGGCTGTTATCCATTAACAGGCGCGGTTGAATCAGATGCCGCGACATTACCTGAAATCATTCAAGAAATGTTACTGACGAAAACCTCAGAGCGTCAAGGTCGTGTTATTGATCACGACTCAGCAGGCTCTATGGAGAAGAAGAAAATGGAAGGTTATTTTTAA
- the cysN gene encoding sulfate adenylyltransferase subunit CysN: MSHQSDLIENDIQAYLKQHENKELVRFLTCGSVDDGKSTLIGRLLHDSKMIFEDQLAAIENDSKKSGTTGEAVDLALLVDGLQSEREQGITIDVAYRYFSTDKRKFIIADTPGHEQYTRNMATGASTCDLAIILIDARYGVQTQTRRHSFICSLLGIKHIVVAVNKMDLVDYSQERYQAIKKEYREFTESLNFNDVRFVPMSALNGDNVVEESENMPWYPGATLMKLLNTIDIKEQDEFTQFRFQVQYVNRPNLDFRGFAGTIASGHVLVGDTIVALPSGKESVVKEIVTFDGNLERADKGMAVTLTLEDEIDISRGEIIVKKGNLPTSAKEFNATVVWMHENELESGREYFIKHGSKMTTGHADNIVNKFDINTMEKLPSTQLAVNDIGTVDFVVGETLHFDSYQENKGSGAFIIVDRLSNITVGAGMINHALDETVHEYSDFELEFNALVRKHFPHWGARDITK, from the coding sequence ATGAGTCATCAATCAGACTTAATTGAAAACGATATTCAAGCGTATTTAAAGCAGCACGAAAACAAAGAGCTAGTTAGATTTTTAACCTGTGGTAGCGTAGATGATGGTAAAAGTACCTTAATCGGCCGTTTATTACACGATTCAAAAATGATTTTTGAAGATCAACTTGCTGCCATTGAAAATGATTCAAAAAAATCAGGTACAACAGGTGAAGCGGTTGACTTAGCTTTATTGGTAGATGGTTTACAATCAGAACGTGAACAAGGCATCACCATTGATGTAGCTTATCGTTATTTTTCAACAGATAAGCGTAAGTTTATTATTGCTGACACCCCTGGTCATGAACAATATACCCGTAACATGGCAACAGGCGCTTCTACTTGTGATTTAGCGATTATCTTAATTGATGCGCGTTATGGTGTACAAACGCAGACACGTCGTCACTCATTTATTTGTTCATTATTAGGCATTAAGCATATTGTTGTTGCCGTGAATAAAATGGATTTGGTTGATTACTCGCAAGAGCGTTATCAAGCCATTAAAAAAGAATACCGTGAGTTTACTGAGTCATTGAATTTTAATGATGTTCGCTTTGTGCCTATGTCGGCGCTTAACGGCGATAACGTGGTTGAAGAAAGTGAAAATATGCCTTGGTACCCAGGCGCAACTTTAATGAAGCTTTTAAATACTATTGATATTAAAGAGCAAGATGAATTCACGCAATTTCGTTTCCAAGTGCAATACGTTAACCGTCCAAATTTAGATTTTCGCGGTTTTGCTGGCACTATCGCATCAGGCCATGTTTTGGTGGGTGATACTATTGTTGCCTTACCTTCAGGTAAAGAAAGTGTTGTTAAAGAAATCGTTACTTTTGACGGTAACTTAGAACGTGCTGATAAGGGGATGGCAGTTACCTTAACCTTAGAAGATGAAATTGATATCAGTCGCGGTGAGATTATTGTTAAAAAAGGTAATTTACCTACGTCAGCAAAAGAGTTTAATGCCACCGTTGTCTGGATGCATGAAAACGAACTGGAATCTGGTCGTGAATACTTTATCAAGCATGGTAGTAAAATGACCACAGGTCATGCTGATAACATAGTGAATAAATTTGATATTAACACGATGGAAAAGTTACCAAGTACTCAATTAGCGGTTAACGATATTGGTACAGTAGACTTTGTTGTTGGTGAAACATTACATTTTGATTCTTACCAAGAAAACAAAGGTTCAGGTGCCTTTATTATTGTTGATAGATTAAGCAATATTACTGTCGGCGCTGGTATGATTAATCATGCACTTGATGAAACCGTTCATGAGTACTCAGACTTTGAATTAGAGTTCAATGCGCTAGTACGCAAGCACTTCCCTCATTGGGGTGCTCGTGATATTACTAAATAA
- a CDS encoding SLC13 family permease codes for MIIEQWLMIAVFIATFASLVKYQQVPERVFSVTVLVCLVLSFVTADDILANAVNPGLVTLILLVLCSFAFERTSILRRLSASVFNGSKIKSSLRLLLGTAFASAFMSNTAVVATLINTVKKNTLINPGRLLLPLSFAAILGGTLTLVGTSTNLIVNSLMLKQGAAGFKFFDFTIIGLTALLTCLLFIVFRARQLPKMAQAKLVINDYLLEAEVSTSSALIGKSIEENGLRNLDSLFLVEIVRQGRLISPVTPEESVQAKDKLIFSGDISKVLTLQQFDGLTLFAEQDDLLKENLTEVLIKPDSAIAGKTLKKAGFRARFDSAVVAIRREGSALSGKLGDIVLQSGDLLVLAVGKDFATRTNLSKNFFIVSGRQAENMLSGWRDYTTVWGFFAAILISVFTPISLLSSLFIYVAYLIFSGSLTVNEIKRRFPLEIWMIVLGALTLATAIENTGIAQLIANGIEQVLQGQSVYLAFVVIFILTLVMTELITNSAAAALSFPIAYNMAIGLNVDPTPFVMAVAFAASGSFISPYGYQTNVMVYNAGNYQLKDFVKFGLPISFVYSLTVMLMIPFIFPF; via the coding sequence ATGATAATTGAACAGTGGTTGATGATTGCGGTATTTATCGCCACTTTTGCTAGTTTAGTAAAATACCAGCAAGTACCAGAGCGGGTTTTTTCTGTTACTGTGTTGGTTTGTTTAGTACTGTCATTTGTTACTGCTGATGATATTTTAGCTAACGCCGTTAATCCAGGCTTAGTGACCTTAATTTTGCTGGTGTTATGTTCATTTGCCTTTGAACGCACCAGCATTCTTCGCCGCTTATCTGCCAGTGTTTTTAATGGCTCAAAAATTAAATCTAGTCTGCGTTTATTGCTAGGTACAGCGTTTGCTTCTGCCTTTATGAGCAATACTGCTGTAGTGGCTACCTTAATAAATACCGTTAAGAAAAATACCTTAATTAACCCTGGGCGTTTATTACTACCGCTTTCATTTGCCGCTATTCTTGGCGGCACCTTAACCTTAGTTGGTACTTCTACCAACTTGATCGTTAATAGTTTAATGCTTAAGCAAGGCGCTGCCGGCTTTAAGTTTTTTGATTTCACTATTATAGGTTTAACGGCATTACTTACTTGCTTGTTATTTATTGTTTTTCGCGCAAGACAATTGCCTAAAATGGCACAAGCTAAGTTGGTTATTAATGACTATTTGTTAGAGGCTGAAGTGTCAACGTCTTCTGCCTTGATTGGTAAAAGTATTGAAGAAAATGGCTTAAGAAATCTAGATTCACTGTTTTTAGTTGAAATTGTACGCCAAGGGCGGCTTATTTCCCCTGTAACTCCTGAAGAAAGTGTACAGGCGAAAGATAAGTTAATCTTTAGTGGCGATATTTCCAAAGTATTAACTTTGCAGCAGTTTGATGGCTTAACCTTGTTTGCTGAGCAAGATGATTTACTTAAAGAAAACTTAACTGAAGTATTGATTAAGCCTGACTCAGCCATTGCCGGAAAAACCTTGAAAAAGGCGGGCTTTAGGGCTCGATTTGATTCAGCGGTAGTCGCGATTAGACGTGAAGGTAGTGCCTTATCTGGCAAATTAGGTGATATCGTCTTACAGTCAGGTGATTTACTTGTTCTGGCGGTTGGTAAAGACTTTGCCACACGCACCAATTTAAGCAAAAACTTTTTCATTGTCTCGGGTAGACAAGCTGAAAATATGCTCAGCGGTTGGCGCGATTATACCACGGTTTGGGGCTTTTTTGCCGCAATTTTGATTTCAGTATTTACACCAATATCATTATTAAGCTCGCTGTTTATTTATGTGGCTTATCTTATTTTTAGTGGTTCACTTACCGTTAATGAAATTAAACGCCGCTTTCCATTAGAAATATGGATGATAGTGCTTGGTGCGTTAACGCTTGCAACCGCGATTGAAAATACCGGCATAGCACAACTTATTGCCAATGGCATTGAGCAGGTGTTACAGGGGCAAAGTGTTTATTTAGCCTTTGTGGTTATTTTTATTTTGACCTTAGTTATGACCGAGCTTATTACCAACAGCGCAGCGGCGGCTTTGTCTTTTCCTATCGCTTATAATATGGCGATTGGTTTAAATGTTGATCCAACGCCGTTTGTTATGGCAGTAGCCTTTGCTGCCAGTGGCAGTTTTATTAGTCCATATGGTTATCAGACGAATGTAATGGTTTATAACGCGGGAAATTATCAGTTAAAAGATTTTGTTAAATTTGGCTTACCAATTTCTTTTGTCTATAGCCTAACAGTCATGCTGATGATCCCATTTATTTTTCCTTTTTAA
- the cysC gene encoding adenylyl-sulfate kinase, translating into MKTENTVWHDQHVSKEQRAQLKKQKPCLLWYTGLSGSGKSTVANAVDALLFERGCHSYLLDGDNVRHGLNGDLGFSDEERVENIRRISEVAKLFLDAGLIVSTAFISPFASDRALAKEKIAAGEFIEVYIDTPIAVCEQRDPKGLYKKARAGEIKDFTGIDSDYDVPETPQIHVKTDQQSVEQCAEQIVNHLIEQGFIS; encoded by the coding sequence ATGAAAACAGAAAATACGGTATGGCATGATCAGCATGTGAGTAAAGAACAACGTGCTCAACTGAAGAAACAAAAGCCATGCCTGCTTTGGTACACTGGTTTAAGTGGCTCGGGTAAGTCGACGGTGGCAAATGCGGTTGATGCGTTACTTTTTGAGCGAGGCTGTCATAGTTATTTACTCGACGGTGATAATGTTCGTCATGGTTTAAACGGTGACTTGGGCTTTTCTGATGAAGAGCGTGTTGAAAATATTCGCCGTATTTCAGAAGTGGCAAAACTATTTTTAGATGCGGGCTTAATTGTCTCAACCGCATTTATTTCTCCTTTTGCCAGTGATCGCGCTTTGGCAAAAGAGAAAATTGCTGCGGGTGAGTTTATTGAGGTCTATATTGATACGCCCATCGCTGTTTGCGAACAAAGAGATCCAAAAGGTTTGTATAAAAAGGCTAGGGCGGGCGAAATTAAAGATTTTACCGGTATAGACTCAGATTATGACGTGCCTGAAACGCCGCAAATTCATGTGAAAACTGATCAGCAGTCTGTTGAGCAGTGTGCAGAGCAAATTGTTAACCACTTAATTGAGCAAGGTTTTATTTCTTAA
- a CDS encoding DHH family phosphoesterase, with the protein MHFDVFNGDADGIIALLQLRLASPKEAKLITGVKRDISLLQQVDENTATSVTALDISMEKNADALTSLLNHDIDVFYVDHHRAGNIPESDKLHAIIDTDANTCTSLLVNRYLNGKYVYWAIAAAFGDNMKASATALAQQYSLSESQQGQLEELGIYINYNGYGRSVADLHYHPADLYKALLDYPDPFLLVNQPDSIFAKLKAAYHQDMALAAKSEVLAEQEKVKAVLLADEAWARRVSGVFGNELANQSPDKAHAVLTRNSDNSFTVSLRAPLNNKQGAGDICAAFPTGGGRAAAAGINALPEQMLGEFITAVAKYYT; encoded by the coding sequence ATGCATTTTGATGTATTTAATGGCGATGCTGATGGCATTATTGCCTTGTTACAACTACGTTTAGCTTCGCCAAAAGAAGCTAAGTTAATAACTGGCGTAAAGCGTGATATCAGTCTGTTACAACAAGTTGACGAAAATACGGCAACGTCTGTTACTGCACTTGATATTTCAATGGAAAAAAACGCTGATGCGTTAACTTCACTACTTAATCATGATATTGATGTTTTTTATGTTGATCATCACAGAGCAGGCAATATTCCAGAGTCAGACAAGCTACACGCTATTATTGATACTGACGCAAATACTTGTACCAGTTTATTGGTTAATCGCTATTTAAATGGTAAATATGTTTATTGGGCTATAGCCGCAGCTTTTGGTGATAATATGAAGGCGTCAGCAACCGCCCTTGCTCAGCAATATAGCTTAAGTGAAAGCCAGCAAGGACAGCTTGAAGAGTTAGGTATTTATATTAACTACAATGGTTATGGCAGAAGCGTTGCAGACTTACATTATCATCCTGCTGATTTGTATAAAGCATTGCTTGATTACCCAGACCCATTTCTACTTGTTAATCAGCCAGATTCAATTTTTGCAAAATTAAAAGCTGCTTACCATCAGGATATGGCTCTAGCTGCGAAATCGGAAGTACTCGCAGAGCAGGAGAAGGTTAAAGCAGTATTATTAGCTGATGAAGCTTGGGCTAGAAGGGTGAGTGGTGTATTTGGTAATGAACTGGCAAATCAATCACCAGATAAAGCTCACGCAGTATTAACGCGTAATAGTGATAATAGCTTTACCGTGAGTTTACGTGCCCCTTTAAATAATAAACAAGGTGCGGGAGATATTTGTGCAGCCTTTCCTACTGGTGGTGGCAGAGCCGCAGCTGCAGGAATTAACGCATTACCAGAGCAAATGCTTGGTGAATTTATTACCGCTGTGGCAAAATATTATACCTAA
- the galE gene encoding UDP-glucose 4-epimerase GalE yields MSLLITGGTGYIGSHTVVELLQLAEESSYQDIVIVDNLANSSVKVLERIKQITGKTVSFVEADICDKAAMESLFTEYKIAAVIHFAGLKAVGESNEKPLAYYQNNVAGTLTLLEVMAKYAVKKLVFSSSATVYGNNTSPLDESMTTSATNPYGQTKLMVENILFDLAKSDEAWSIACLRYFNPIGAHQSGLIGENPNGIPNNLLPYVAQVAVGKLAQLQVFGDDYDTPDGTGVRDYIHVVDLAQGHVKALQNLDKISGCKAINLGTGNGTSVLQIVETFEKISGQNIPYVIAKRRAGDLATVFANADLANDLLDWQAKLDLTDMITDTWRWQSENPNGY; encoded by the coding sequence ATGAGTTTATTAATCACAGGTGGTACCGGTTATATTGGTAGCCACACCGTAGTTGAATTATTACAGTTAGCCGAAGAATCAAGTTATCAAGATATTGTTATTGTTGATAATTTGGCAAACTCTTCGGTAAAAGTTCTTGAGCGTATCAAGCAAATTACCGGTAAGACAGTTAGCTTTGTTGAAGCCGATATTTGTGATAAAGCCGCGATGGAATCGCTATTTACGGAATATAAGATAGCAGCCGTTATTCACTTTGCCGGCTTGAAGGCAGTAGGTGAGTCAAATGAGAAGCCATTGGCATATTATCAAAATAATGTTGCTGGTACATTAACTTTGCTTGAAGTTATGGCGAAGTACGCAGTGAAAAAGCTTGTGTTTAGCTCATCTGCCACTGTTTATGGTAATAATACCTCACCACTTGATGAGTCAATGACAACCTCAGCGACCAATCCGTATGGTCAAACTAAATTAATGGTTGAAAATATCTTATTTGATTTGGCTAAAAGTGATGAAGCTTGGTCTATCGCTTGTTTACGCTATTTTAACCCAATTGGCGCTCATCAATCAGGCTTAATTGGTGAAAACCCTAATGGTATTCCAAATAACTTATTACCTTATGTTGCGCAAGTAGCGGTGGGAAAATTGGCGCAGTTACAGGTGTTTGGTGATGATTATGATACCCCAGATGGCACAGGTGTACGTGACTACATTCATGTGGTTGACCTTGCCCAAGGCCATGTAAAAGCGTTGCAAAATTTGGATAAAATTTCTGGTTGTAAGGCAATTAACTTAGGTACAGGTAATGGTACTTCAGTTTTACAAATTGTAGAGACTTTTGAAAAAATCAGCGGTCAAAATATCCCTTACGTGATTGCAAAAAGAAGGGCGGGAGATTTAGCCACTGTTTTTGCTAATGCTGACTTAGCAAATGACTTATTAGATTGGCAAGCTAAATTGGATTTAACCGATATGATTACCGATACATGGCGTTGGCAATCAGAAAACCCAAATGGTTATTAA